In the genome of Kitasatospora cathayae, one region contains:
- a CDS encoding helix-turn-helix domain-containing protein, translated as MITVPQQEIDPALTPNEAIGAQLRRFRKARGLTQVELGKLINYSDSLISLIENGERPAPLKLLRRADKVLDTCGALELLYWSTKGSTLIGGFLAYIEHETKATALKIFQLNVIPGLLQTRGYASALIGAAAQRGEIPQEKVSERLNVRMARQALLYREPAPSIHVVMEESCLRPVGGPFVMAEQLRRLESVASLPHVKLQIAPSSLGEHLPTTWPFMLLTSTDERWMAYLETIQRGYVERDDEKEIRSLARTYDWLQTQALSCADSLTFIRTRLKEFHAMTPITAVKPNSWMKSSYSNGGGDCVEVAPGLPGVLPVRDSKDPDGPQLAFGMDAWQSFIAGIKSGELGDI; from the coding sequence GTGATCACCGTGCCCCAGCAGGAAATTGACCCAGCCCTCACCCCGAACGAGGCCATCGGCGCCCAACTGCGCCGGTTCCGCAAGGCGCGGGGCCTCACACAGGTCGAACTCGGGAAGCTGATCAACTACAGCGACTCGCTCATCTCGCTGATCGAGAACGGCGAACGTCCCGCTCCACTGAAGCTGCTACGGCGGGCCGACAAGGTGCTCGACACCTGCGGGGCGCTTGAACTCCTGTACTGGAGCACGAAGGGCAGCACTCTCATCGGCGGATTCCTCGCCTACATCGAGCACGAGACCAAGGCCACCGCTCTCAAGATCTTCCAGCTGAACGTCATCCCCGGACTGCTCCAGACGCGGGGCTACGCCTCCGCGCTCATCGGCGCCGCAGCCCAGCGAGGCGAGATCCCTCAGGAGAAGGTCAGCGAGCGCCTGAATGTCCGGATGGCACGGCAAGCCTTGCTGTACCGGGAACCGGCTCCCTCGATCCACGTCGTGATGGAGGAGAGCTGCCTGCGGCCCGTCGGCGGCCCCTTCGTCATGGCCGAACAGCTTCGCCGCCTGGAGAGCGTGGCCAGCCTTCCGCATGTCAAGCTGCAGATCGCACCGTCCAGCCTCGGTGAGCACCTCCCAACGACCTGGCCGTTCATGCTCCTTACCTCCACGGACGAGAGATGGATGGCCTACCTCGAAACCATCCAACGGGGCTACGTCGAGCGCGATGACGAGAAGGAGATCCGTTCCCTCGCAAGGACTTACGATTGGCTCCAGACCCAAGCCCTCTCATGTGCGGACTCACTGACTTTCATCCGCACCCGTCTCAAGGAGTTCCACGCCATGACCCCCATCACGGCCGTCAAGCCCAACTCCTGGATGAAGTCCTCGTACAGCAACGGCGGTGGGGACTGCGTCGAGGTCGCGCCCGGCCTCCCGGGCGTTCTCCCCGTCCGCGACAGCAAGGACCCCGACGGCCCTCAGCTCGCCTTCGGCATGGACGCCTGGCAGTCATTCATCGCCGGCATCAAGTCCGGCGAGCTCGGCGACATCTGA